The Corallococcus silvisoli genome has a segment encoding these proteins:
- a CDS encoding N-acetyltransferase: MAHPAKPDTSSSPTPPMPSDVQVTPVRGAVDRTAFIRLPYALYRDDPNWVPPLEMERKDFLDPKKNPFFDYAEVELFLARRGTEVVGRVAAIKNPRHMEFHGTKEGFFGLFECVNDAGVARGLLDAASAWLKARGIDQMLGPANFSSNQDWGLLVEGHESPPALMMPYNPAYYAGLLETCGFTKAKDLWAWELAASTPPPEKVARIAEKIRHREGVTVRAVRLKEFTQEVARIKEIYNAAWEKNWGFIPFTDREFEHMAKEMKAIVRPELLLIAEVKGEPVAFSMTLPDANEAFKAAGGRLTTFGLPIGLVKLVLASRRIKRLRLLTLGIKEGYRRRGLDAILYLDTLRTARELGYTGGEISWTLEDNHLVNRAIESMGGQRSKTYRVFQRPV, from the coding sequence ATGGCCCACCCCGCCAAGCCCGACACCTCCTCCTCCCCTACTCCTCCCATGCCCTCCGACGTGCAGGTGACGCCCGTGCGCGGCGCGGTGGACCGGACCGCGTTCATCCGGCTGCCGTACGCGCTGTACCGTGACGACCCGAACTGGGTCCCCCCACTGGAGATGGAGCGCAAGGACTTCCTGGACCCGAAGAAGAACCCCTTCTTCGACTACGCGGAGGTGGAGCTGTTCCTCGCGCGCCGTGGCACGGAGGTGGTGGGCCGGGTGGCGGCCATCAAGAACCCGCGCCACATGGAGTTTCACGGCACGAAGGAGGGCTTCTTCGGCCTCTTCGAGTGCGTGAACGACGCGGGCGTCGCCCGGGGCCTGCTGGACGCGGCCAGCGCGTGGCTGAAGGCGCGCGGCATCGACCAGATGCTGGGGCCGGCCAACTTCTCCTCCAACCAGGACTGGGGCCTGCTCGTGGAGGGCCATGAGAGCCCTCCCGCGCTGATGATGCCGTACAACCCGGCGTACTACGCGGGCCTGCTGGAGACGTGCGGCTTCACCAAGGCGAAGGACCTGTGGGCGTGGGAGCTGGCGGCGTCCACTCCGCCCCCGGAGAAGGTGGCGCGCATCGCGGAGAAGATCCGCCACCGCGAGGGCGTCACCGTGCGCGCGGTGCGCCTGAAGGAGTTCACCCAGGAGGTCGCCCGCATCAAGGAGATCTACAACGCGGCCTGGGAGAAGAACTGGGGCTTCATCCCCTTCACGGACCGCGAGTTCGAGCACATGGCCAAGGAGATGAAGGCCATCGTGCGCCCGGAGCTGCTGCTCATCGCGGAGGTGAAGGGTGAGCCCGTCGCCTTCTCCATGACGCTGCCGGACGCCAACGAGGCGTTCAAGGCCGCGGGCGGGCGGCTGACGACGTTCGGCCTGCCCATTGGCCTGGTGAAGCTGGTGCTGGCGTCGCGGCGCATCAAGCGGCTGCGCCTGCTGACGCTGGGCATCAAGGAGGGCTACCGGCGCCGAGGGCTGGACGCCATCCTCTACCTGGACACCCTGCGCACCGCGCGGGAGCTGGGGTACACGGGCGGCGAGATTTCGTGGACGCTGGAGGACAACCACCTGGTCAACCGCGCCATCGAATCGATGGGCGGCCAGCGCTCCAAGACGTACCGCGTCTTCCAGCGGCCCGTCTGA
- a CDS encoding MlaC/ttg2D family ABC transporter substrate-binding protein: MIASLLAATLLAAAPAGPLNVVKSGNAAVQKAANAPGATVQSLASVVESFVDFQELAKRALGEKAWSGLSPAQRKEFTETMTGLLRASYAQKAIGQAKAEVVYGKESVQGNEATVDTKLTVKTDHVPVDYKLFRASPKVEWRIYDVITDEVSLVDTYSGQFKKILQTKGFDGLMTTLKSKRAQLEKQNANTSAASVSESAADTTGAAPQAK, encoded by the coding sequence ATGATTGCTTCCCTGCTTGCCGCCACGCTGCTTGCCGCCGCCCCCGCGGGCCCGCTCAACGTCGTGAAGTCGGGCAACGCCGCCGTCCAGAAGGCCGCCAATGCCCCGGGCGCCACCGTCCAGTCCCTGGCGTCCGTCGTGGAGTCCTTCGTCGACTTCCAGGAGCTCGCCAAGCGCGCCCTGGGAGAGAAGGCCTGGAGCGGCCTGAGCCCGGCCCAGCGCAAGGAGTTCACCGAGACGATGACGGGGCTCCTGCGCGCCTCGTACGCCCAGAAGGCCATTGGCCAGGCGAAGGCGGAGGTCGTCTACGGCAAGGAGAGCGTGCAGGGGAACGAGGCCACGGTCGACACGAAGCTCACCGTGAAGACGGACCACGTGCCCGTGGACTACAAGCTGTTCCGCGCCTCGCCCAAGGTGGAGTGGCGCATCTACGACGTCATCACGGATGAGGTGTCCCTGGTGGACACCTACAGCGGCCAGTTCAAGAAGATCCTCCAGACGAAGGGCTTCGACGGCCTGATGACGACCCTCAAGTCCAAGCGCGCCCAGCTGGAGAAGCAGAACGCCAACACCAGCGCGGCCTCCGTGAGCGAGTCCGCCGCCGACACGACGGGCGCCGCCCCGCAGGCGAAGTAG